A stretch of Branchiostoma lanceolatum isolate klBraLanc5 chromosome 14, klBraLanc5.hap2, whole genome shotgun sequence DNA encodes these proteins:
- the LOC136448618 gene encoding late histone H2A.2.2-like produces the protein MSGRGKGGKARAKAKSRSSRAGLQFPVGRVHRFLRKGNYAQRVGAGAPVYLAAVLEYLTAEILELAGNAARDNKKTRIIPRHLQLAVRNDEELNKLLGGVTIAQGGVLPNIHAVLLPKKTSKAQ, from the coding sequence atgtctggacgtggcaaaggtggcaaggcacgcgccaaggccaagagccgttcttcccgtgcgggtctccagttcccggtcggtcgggtgcatcgcttcttgcgcaagggaaactacgcccagcgcgtgggtgccggcgcaccggtgtacctggcggccgtgctggagtacctgacggccgagatcctggagctggccggtaacgctgcccgcgacaacaagaagacccgAATCATCccacgtcaccttcaactggccgtccgcaacgacgaggagttgaacaagctgctgggcggagtgaccatcgcacagggcggcgttctgcccaatatccacgccgtgcttctgcccaagaagacaagcaag